The proteins below come from a single Rosa rugosa chromosome 2, drRosRugo1.1, whole genome shotgun sequence genomic window:
- the LOC133728099 gene encoding transcription elongation factor 1 homolog, giving the protein MGKRKAKAKPAPKKRMDKLDTVFTCPFCNHGDSVECRIDMKNLIGEAICNICQESFSTTITALTEAIDIYSEWIDECERVNTVDDDGA; this is encoded by the exons ATGGGCAAGCGAAAGGCGAAGGCAAAGCCTGCGCCTAAGAAGAGAATGGACAAGCTGGATACTGTTTTCACTTGCCCCTTTTGCAACCATGGTGACAGCGTCGAGTGCCGCAT TGACATGAAGAACTTGATTGGTGAAGCTATATGTAACATCTGTCAAGAGAGTTTCAGCACAACCATCACAG CTTTGACTGAAGCCATAGACAT ATATAGTGAATGGATAGACGAATGCGAGCGTGTCAACActgttgatgatgatggtgCTTAA
- the LOC133732117 gene encoding uncharacterized protein LOC133732117 codes for MKKKATQFQLNPNWARFQEALKSQPKPSRPFNNSDSKTPKTILGKRKERVDDSPSLLNVLEPVNDDCSVTDEIAMDCEMVGVGLGNKSALGRVTLINKWGNVIYDEFVRPVERVVDFRTQISGIRSWDLRKAKDFRIVQKRVAELIKGRILVGHALRNDLKALLLSHPKEDLRDTSVYQPFKREEGSVRALRHLAAEFLGVEIQNGEHCPVEDARAAMLLYQKNRQVWEKNVKLQLRLKEKQKKRGKGKKKRKEGDDVKTDHAEH; via the exons atgaaaaagaaAGCTACGCAGTTTCAACTAAACCCCAACTGGGCTCGATTCCAAGAAGCGCTCAAGAGCCAGCCAAAGCCTTCCAGACCCTTCAACAACTCTGACTCTAAAACCCCAAAAACCATCTTAG GGAAACGGAAAGAGAGAGTGGATGATTCTCCGTCTCTGTTGAATGTTCTAGAACCTGTTAATGATGATTGCAG TGTGACAGATGAAATAGCCATGGATTGTGAAATGGTCGGTGTCGGTCTAGGAAATAAAAGTGCCCTTGGACGAGTTACACTG ATAAATAAATGGGGGAACGTTATATATGACGAGTTTGTTCGCCCAGTAGAACGTGTTGTTGATTTCCGAACTCAAATAAGTGGCATTCGTTCCTGGGACTTGCGAAAAG CAAAGGATTTTCGGATAGTTCAGAAAAGAGTGGCAGAGCTGATTAAAGGACGAATTCTTGTGGGCCATGCATTACGCAATGATCTGAAG GCGTTACTTCTGAGTCACCCCAAGGAAGACTTGAGAGATACTTCCGTATATCAACCCTTTAAGAG GGAGGAAGGATCCGTAAGGGCGCTCCGGCATCTTGCAGCTGAGTTTCTTGGTGTTGAAATCCAAAATGGGGAGCACTGCCCT GTAGAAGATGCCCGTGCTGCGATGCTGCTTTATCAGAAAAACAGACAAGTATGGGAAAAGAACGTTAAACTTCAACTTAGGCTTaaagagaagcagaagaaacGCGGCAAGGGGAAAAAGAAGCGGAAGGAGGGGGATGATGTGAAAACTGATCATGCCGAGCATTAA